The following proteins are encoded in a genomic region of Molothrus aeneus isolate 106 chromosome 14, BPBGC_Maene_1.0, whole genome shotgun sequence:
- the LOC136562589 gene encoding chloride intracellular channel protein 2-like, protein MDSRQHNTPKEPEIELFVKAGLDGENIGNCPFCQRLFMVLWLKGVKFNVTTVDMTRKPEELKDLAPGTNPPFLLFNKELKTDFIKIEEFLEQTLGPPTYPHLSPKYKESFDVGSDIFAKFSAYIKNPRKEANINFEKALLREFQRLDVYLNTPLPEEIDQDSVEDITISKRKFLDGDHLTLADCNLLPKLHIIKIAAKKYRDFEIPEDMTGVWRYLNNAYACDEFNHTCPADEEIEHTYASVARKMT, encoded by the exons GCTGGTCTGGATGGAGAAAACATTGGAAACTGCCCCTTCTGCCAGCGCCTCTTCATGGTGCTCTGGCTGAAAGGGGTCAAGTTCAATGTCACCACGGTGGACATGACCAG GAAACCTGAAGAGTTGAAAGATTTAGCACCGGGCACCAACCCACCCTTCTTGCTGTTCAACAAGGAGCTGAAAACAGACTTCATCAAGATTGAGGAGTTCCTGGAGCAGACCCTGGGTCCACCTAC gtATCCACACCTGAGCCCCAAGTACAAGGAGTCTTTTGATGTGGGCAGTGACATCTTTGCCAAGTTCTCAGCATACATCAAGAACCCACGCAAAGAAGCAAATATCA ATTTTGAGAAGGCCCTGCTGCGGGAGTTTCAGCGCCTGGATGTTTACCTGAACACTCCTCTCCCAGAGGAGATTGACCAGGATAGCGTGGAGGACATCACCATCTCCAAGAGGAAATTCCTGGATGGAGACCATCTGACTCTGGCTGATTGCAACCTTCTGCCCAAATTGCATATCATCAAG ATTGCAGCCAAAAAGTACCGTGACTTCGAGATCCCAGAGGACATGACAGGCGTCTGGCGCTACCTCAACAATGCCTATGCCTGTGATGAGTTCAATCACACCTGTCCTGCAGATGAGGAGATCGAGCACACATATGCCAGCGTTGCCAGGAAGATGACCTAG
- the LOC136562628 gene encoding uncharacterized protein isoform X2, protein MGCGRMSPALLLLLSLTSCSLLQGTLLRPRRVRLEAQNFHVLLRWEPDPSSPSSATYEVEWRNRTSNWTKAGAYGGNSRNSCVCELYFDRIHDIYWARVRVVAGGEQSEWAISSELQLYRDTIVGPPKLSWLLQDQILSINIITPPTPYQRRTGSYKPVNRVLLKLWYWLHLYEGDLLVQQVPCKQSSEEVPCTFGHLKPSTQYCVRTMAADIARERSREAEQCLVTPAAPSGFPWVLAVLSAFFLLLPLSVAGICFMLLHVFPNPPEMCLPKALTLQNSELSVAMQVPPLQLEEDPLALLLQTVLPSHGPSTAVQASATVPRLLQGLVQDVSGYCANGFGPNCTEGRDPSCTHSQLGHALGSQVPSQLEKDEEAGDGDDLPEQLVLMGLSGHSYIGDRDSQIPKIWLPLHLQLYSKCQCPILGADSHLPLPVPSRSCSQEHLQESLSTAGHWIRLSSVRLLPSVETEGGQRLCVPQTLRGGGTDPEQGDSTVQRGYPEQGEPCLCSPCRLPPSPRSVLRTVPFSGYEPRAPEGSEL, encoded by the exons ATGGGCTGTGGTAGGatgagccctgccctgctcctgctgctgtccctgaccagctgctccctgctccagg ggacGCTACTGAGGCCACGGCGCGTCAGGCTGGAGGCACAGAACTTCCACGTCTTGCTGCGCTGGGAGCCAGACCCCAgctcacccagctctgccacctaTGAGGTGGAGTGGAGGAACAG AACCTCAAACTGGACCAAGGCAGGTGCCTATGGGGGGAACAGCAGAAACTCCTGTGTGTGTGAGCTGTATTTTGACAGGATTCATGATATCTACTGGGCACGGGTGAGAGTGGTGGCCGGAGGTGAGCAGTCCGAGTGGGCCATTTCCAGCGAGCTGCAGCTGTACAGAGACA CAATTGTTGGCCCTCCCAAGCTGTCTTGGCTGCTCCAGGACCAAATCCTTAGCATAAACATCATCACACCACCCACTCCCTACCAGAGAAGGACTGGTTCCTACAAGCCAGTCAACCGAGTGCTGCTGAAGCTGTGGTACTGGCTGCACCTGTACGAGGGGGACCTGCTTGTCCAGCAG GTGCCCTGCAAACAGAGCAGCGAGGAAGTGCCTTGCACCTTTGGGCACCTGAAGCCCAGCACACAGTACTGTGTCCGGACGATGGCTGCAGACATTGCCAGGGAGCGGAGCCGGGAGGCTGAGCAGTGCCTGGTGACTCCAGCAGCCCCTTCAG GCTTTCCATGggtccttgctgtgctgagtgccttcttcctgctgctgccgctAAGTGTGGCTGGGATCTGCTTCATGCTGCTGCATGTCTTTCCCAATCCTCCGGAGATGTGCCTCCCAAAAGCACTG aCTCTCCAGAACAGCGAGCTGAGTGTGGCCATGCAGGTGCCTCCACTCCAGCTTGAGGAGGACCcactggccctgctcctgcagactGTGCTCCCCTCCCACGGGCCATCCACAGCTGTGCAGGCATCAGCCACGGTCCCACGGCTCCTGCAAGGCCTTGTCCAGGATGTGAGTGGCTACTGTGCCAATGGGTTTGGCCCAAACTGCACTGAGGGAAGGGACCCATCCTGCACCCACAGTCAGCTGGGGCATGCCTTAGGTTCTCAGGTCCCCTCACAGCTGGAGAAGGATGAGGAGGCAGGTGATGGGGATGatttgccagagcagctggtgcTAATGGGACTGTCTGGACACAGCTACataggtgacagggacagccagaTACCTAAAATATGGCTCCCCCTGCACCTCCAGCTTTATTCTAAATGCCAGTGCCCAATTCTGGGAGCAGACAGCCACCTGCCTCTGCCCGTGCcaagcagaagctgcagccaggagcacctGCAGGAGAGTCTGAGCACGGCTGGGCACTGGATCCGGCTCAGCTCCGTGAGGCTCCTGCCCAGCGTGGAGACAGAGGGAGGGCAGCGCCTCTGTGTTCCCCAAACCCTGCGGGGCGGCGGGACTGACCCAGAACAAGGTGATAGCACCGTGCAGCGAGGCTACCCGGAGCAGGGAGAACCGTGTCTGTGCAGCCCCTGCCGGCTGCCCCCCTCGCCCCGCAGCGTCCTGCGGACAGTTCCCTTCTCCGGCTACGAGCCCCGGGCCCCAGAGGGCAGCGAGCTTTAG
- the LOC136562628 gene encoding interleukin-22 receptor subunit alpha-1-like isoform X1, translating into MNLRNLCYKGTLQDTASYPSAPSPGTLLRPRRVRLEAQNFHVLLRWEPDPSSPSSATYEVEWRNRTSNWTKAGAYGGNSRNSCVCELYFDRIHDIYWARVRVVAGGEQSEWAISSELQLYRDTIVGPPKLSWLLQDQILSINIITPPTPYQRRTGSYKPVNRVLLKLWYWLHLYEGDLLVQQVPCKQSSEEVPCTFGHLKPSTQYCVRTMAADIARERSREAEQCLVTPAAPSGFPWVLAVLSAFFLLLPLSVAGICFMLLHVFPNPPEMCLPKALTLQNSELSVAMQVPPLQLEEDPLALLLQTVLPSHGPSTAVQASATVPRLLQGLVQDVSGYCANGFGPNCTEGRDPSCTHSQLGHALGSQVPSQLEKDEEAGDGDDLPEQLVLMGLSGHSYIGDRDSQIPKIWLPLHLQLYSKCQCPILGADSHLPLPVPSRSCSQEHLQESLSTAGHWIRLSSVRLLPSVETEGGQRLCVPQTLRGGGTDPEQGDSTVQRGYPEQGEPCLCSPCRLPPSPRSVLRTVPFSGYEPRAPEGSEL; encoded by the exons ATGAACCTGAGGAACCTGTGCTACAAGGGGACCCTGCAGGACACTGCCTCAtacccctctgctccctccccagggacGCTACTGAGGCCACGGCGCGTCAGGCTGGAGGCACAGAACTTCCACGTCTTGCTGCGCTGGGAGCCAGACCCCAgctcacccagctctgccacctaTGAGGTGGAGTGGAGGAACAG AACCTCAAACTGGACCAAGGCAGGTGCCTATGGGGGGAACAGCAGAAACTCCTGTGTGTGTGAGCTGTATTTTGACAGGATTCATGATATCTACTGGGCACGGGTGAGAGTGGTGGCCGGAGGTGAGCAGTCCGAGTGGGCCATTTCCAGCGAGCTGCAGCTGTACAGAGACA CAATTGTTGGCCCTCCCAAGCTGTCTTGGCTGCTCCAGGACCAAATCCTTAGCATAAACATCATCACACCACCCACTCCCTACCAGAGAAGGACTGGTTCCTACAAGCCAGTCAACCGAGTGCTGCTGAAGCTGTGGTACTGGCTGCACCTGTACGAGGGGGACCTGCTTGTCCAGCAG GTGCCCTGCAAACAGAGCAGCGAGGAAGTGCCTTGCACCTTTGGGCACCTGAAGCCCAGCACACAGTACTGTGTCCGGACGATGGCTGCAGACATTGCCAGGGAGCGGAGCCGGGAGGCTGAGCAGTGCCTGGTGACTCCAGCAGCCCCTTCAG GCTTTCCATGggtccttgctgtgctgagtgccttcttcctgctgctgccgctAAGTGTGGCTGGGATCTGCTTCATGCTGCTGCATGTCTTTCCCAATCCTCCGGAGATGTGCCTCCCAAAAGCACTG aCTCTCCAGAACAGCGAGCTGAGTGTGGCCATGCAGGTGCCTCCACTCCAGCTTGAGGAGGACCcactggccctgctcctgcagactGTGCTCCCCTCCCACGGGCCATCCACAGCTGTGCAGGCATCAGCCACGGTCCCACGGCTCCTGCAAGGCCTTGTCCAGGATGTGAGTGGCTACTGTGCCAATGGGTTTGGCCCAAACTGCACTGAGGGAAGGGACCCATCCTGCACCCACAGTCAGCTGGGGCATGCCTTAGGTTCTCAGGTCCCCTCACAGCTGGAGAAGGATGAGGAGGCAGGTGATGGGGATGatttgccagagcagctggtgcTAATGGGACTGTCTGGACACAGCTACataggtgacagggacagccagaTACCTAAAATATGGCTCCCCCTGCACCTCCAGCTTTATTCTAAATGCCAGTGCCCAATTCTGGGAGCAGACAGCCACCTGCCTCTGCCCGTGCcaagcagaagctgcagccaggagcacctGCAGGAGAGTCTGAGCACGGCTGGGCACTGGATCCGGCTCAGCTCCGTGAGGCTCCTGCCCAGCGTGGAGACAGAGGGAGGGCAGCGCCTCTGTGTTCCCCAAACCCTGCGGGGCGGCGGGACTGACCCAGAACAAGGTGATAGCACCGTGCAGCGAGGCTACCCGGAGCAGGGAGAACCGTGTCTGTGCAGCCCCTGCCGGCTGCCCCCCTCGCCCCGCAGCGTCCTGCGGACAGTTCCCTTCTCCGGCTACGAGCCCCGGGCCCCAGAGGGCAGCGAGCTTTAG
- the FAAH2 gene encoding fatty-acid amide hydrolase 2 isoform X2 produces MALSRTERCLALLLRLLSRACLALLALLPPPRAGPARAAPRAVPPPRCALLLLPARRLAELLRARQVACVEVVEAYVERIKEVNPLINAVVKDRFEEALQEARQVDKLLSEGPGDDCLEEKFPLLGVPITVKEAFSLYGMPNTSGLVNRRNVIATSDATVVSRLKQAGAIPLGVTNCSELCMWYESSNRVYGRTNNPYDLQRIVGGSSGGEGSVLAAACSVVGVGSDIGGSIRMPAFFNGVFGHKPTTGVVPNDGQFPNAHGVRTSYLCTGPMCRYAEDLEPVLRVMAGPGVSKLKLNEKVSLEKIKFHCMDHDGGSIFVSPVDKEILQAQKKVVQHLESDLGVRVQHVAIHKMKYSFQIWSAMMSSKDSEGQEAQRFTDLLGDHGKPVWPLWELMKWLVGMSSHTLPAIALGLTEKLVNLNLSGKAKLVSMGKSLQEEMEALLGPDGVLLYPSHPTIAPKHHSPICMPFNFAYTAIFNVLGLPVTQCPLGLGSEGLPLGIQLVAASYNDHLTLAVARYLEKAFGGWVLPGEV; encoded by the exons ATGGCGCTGTCGCGCACGGAGCGCTGTCTCGCGTTGCTGCTGCGGCTGCTGTCGCGCGCCTGCCTCGCGCTGCTtgcgctgctgccgccgccgcgcgCCGGCCCCGCGCGCGCCGCTCCGCGCGCCGTCCCGCCACCGCGGTGCgcgctcctgctgctgcccgcGCGGCGCCTCGCGGAGCTGCTCCGCGCGCGGCAG GTGGCGTGCGTGGAGGTGGTGGAGGCGTACGTGGAGAGGATCAAGGAGGTGAATCCCCTCATCAATGCCGTGGTTAAGGACAG GTTCGAGGAGGCCCTGCAGGAAGCCCGGCAGGTCGATAAGCTGCTTTCGGAGGGTCCTGGCGATGACTGCCTGGAGGAGAAGTTCCCCTTGTTGGGAGTTCCCATCACCGTTAAGGAGGCCTTTTCTCTTTATG GGATGCCCAACACCTCTGGCTTGGTCAACCGCCGCAACGTGATTGCCACCTCGGATGCCACTGTGGTATCACGGCTGAAGCAGGCAGGCGCCATCCCGCTGGGTGTCACCAACTGCAGCGAGCTCTGCATGTGGTACGAGTCCAGCAACAGGGTCTATGGTCGGACCAACAACCCCTACGACCTGCAGAGGATTGTGGGCGGCAGCTCAG gtggggagggcagtgtcctggcagctgcctgctcaGTCGTAGGTGTGGGCTCTGACATCGGCGGCAGCATCCGAATGCCCGCCTTCTTCAATGGAGTCTTTGGCCATAAACCCACAACAG GGGTGGTGCCCAACGACGGCCAGTTCCCAAACGCTCATGGTGTGCGGACCAGCTACCTGTGCACGGGGCCCATGTGCCGCTACGCAGAGGACCTGGAGCCTGTGTTGAGAGTCATGGCCGGTCCTGGGGTCAGCAA GCTGAAACTGAATGAGAAAGTGTCGCTGGAGAAAATCAAATTCCACTGCATGGATCATGATGGCGGGTCCATTTTTGTATCACCTGTGGACAAGGAGATCTTGCAGGCCCAAAAGAAG GTGGTGCAGCACCTTGAAAGTGACCTTGGGGTCCGGGTTCAGCATGTGGCAATCCACAAGATGAAGTATTCTTTCCAGATCTGGTCAGCCATGATGTCATCCAAGGACAGTGAGGGACAG GAGGCACAAAGATTCACAGACCTGCTGGGGGACCATGGGAAGCCAGTGTGGCCGCTGTGGGAGCTGATGAAGTGGCTCGTGGGGATGTCTTCTCACACTCTTCCAGCTATCG ccctgggactgACAGAGAAGCTGGTGAACCTCAACCTCAGTGGCAAGGCCAAGTTGGTGAGCATGGGGAAGAGCTtacaggaggagatggaggcactgctggggccagATGGGGTGCTCCTCTACCCCTCACACCCCACCATCGCCCCCAAGCACCACTCCCCCATCTGCATGCCCTTCAATTTTGCCTACACAg CCATCTTCAATGTCCTGGGCCTGCCGGTGACACAGTGCccgctggggctgggcagcgaGGGGCTGCCACTGGGCATCCAGCTGGTGGCGGCCTCCTACAATGACCACTTGACGCTGGCGGTGGCCCGGTACTTGGAGAAAGCCTTTGGAGGATGGGTTTTGCCAGGGGAAGTTTAA
- the FAAH2 gene encoding fatty-acid amide hydrolase 2 isoform X3 has product MALSRTERCLALLLRLLSRACLALLALLPPPRAGPARAAPRAVPPPRCALLLLPARRLAELLRARQVACVEVVEAYVERIKEVNPLINAVVKDRFEEALQEARQVDKLLSEGPGDDCLEEKFPLLGVPITVKEAFSLYGMPNTSGLVNRRNVIATSDATVVSRLKQAGAIPLGVTNCSELCMWYESSNRVYGRTNNPYDLQRIVGGSSGGEGSVLAAACSVVGVGSDIGGSIRMPAFFNGVFGHKPTTGVVPNDGQFPNAHGVRTSYLCTGPMCRYAEDLEPVLRVMAGPGVSKLKLNEKVSLEKIKFHCMDHDGGSIFVSPVDKEILQAQKKVVQHLESDLGVRVQHVAIHKMKYSFQIWSAMMSSKDSEGQVGESAKQGASCLALCPTLCLLTCRLGLTPFGMPRQEAQRFTDLLGDHGKPVWPLWELMKWLVGMSSHTLPAIALGLTEKLVNLNLSGKAKLVSMGKSLQEEMEALLGPDGVLLYPSHPTIAPKHHSPICMPFNFAYTAIFNVLGLPVTQCPLGLGSEGLPLGIQLVAASYNDHLTLAVARYLEKAFGGWVLPGEV; this is encoded by the exons ATGGCGCTGTCGCGCACGGAGCGCTGTCTCGCGTTGCTGCTGCGGCTGCTGTCGCGCGCCTGCCTCGCGCTGCTtgcgctgctgccgccgccgcgcgCCGGCCCCGCGCGCGCCGCTCCGCGCGCCGTCCCGCCACCGCGGTGCgcgctcctgctgctgcccgcGCGGCGCCTCGCGGAGCTGCTCCGCGCGCGGCAG GTGGCGTGCGTGGAGGTGGTGGAGGCGTACGTGGAGAGGATCAAGGAGGTGAATCCCCTCATCAATGCCGTGGTTAAGGACAG GTTCGAGGAGGCCCTGCAGGAAGCCCGGCAGGTCGATAAGCTGCTTTCGGAGGGTCCTGGCGATGACTGCCTGGAGGAGAAGTTCCCCTTGTTGGGAGTTCCCATCACCGTTAAGGAGGCCTTTTCTCTTTATG GGATGCCCAACACCTCTGGCTTGGTCAACCGCCGCAACGTGATTGCCACCTCGGATGCCACTGTGGTATCACGGCTGAAGCAGGCAGGCGCCATCCCGCTGGGTGTCACCAACTGCAGCGAGCTCTGCATGTGGTACGAGTCCAGCAACAGGGTCTATGGTCGGACCAACAACCCCTACGACCTGCAGAGGATTGTGGGCGGCAGCTCAG gtggggagggcagtgtcctggcagctgcctgctcaGTCGTAGGTGTGGGCTCTGACATCGGCGGCAGCATCCGAATGCCCGCCTTCTTCAATGGAGTCTTTGGCCATAAACCCACAACAG GGGTGGTGCCCAACGACGGCCAGTTCCCAAACGCTCATGGTGTGCGGACCAGCTACCTGTGCACGGGGCCCATGTGCCGCTACGCAGAGGACCTGGAGCCTGTGTTGAGAGTCATGGCCGGTCCTGGGGTCAGCAA GCTGAAACTGAATGAGAAAGTGTCGCTGGAGAAAATCAAATTCCACTGCATGGATCATGATGGCGGGTCCATTTTTGTATCACCTGTGGACAAGGAGATCTTGCAGGCCCAAAAGAAG GTGGTGCAGCACCTTGAAAGTGACCTTGGGGTCCGGGTTCAGCATGTGGCAATCCACAAGATGAAGTATTCTTTCCAGATCTGGTCAGCCATGATGTCATCCAAGGACAGTGAGGGACAGGT GGGCGAG TCAGCCAAGCAGGGGGCATCCTGCCTTGCTCTTTGCCCCACACTGTGTCTTCTGACTTGTAGGCTGGGATTAACACCCTTTGGGATGCCAAGACAG GAGGCACAAAGATTCACAGACCTGCTGGGGGACCATGGGAAGCCAGTGTGGCCGCTGTGGGAGCTGATGAAGTGGCTCGTGGGGATGTCTTCTCACACTCTTCCAGCTATCG ccctgggactgACAGAGAAGCTGGTGAACCTCAACCTCAGTGGCAAGGCCAAGTTGGTGAGCATGGGGAAGAGCTtacaggaggagatggaggcactgctggggccagATGGGGTGCTCCTCTACCCCTCACACCCCACCATCGCCCCCAAGCACCACTCCCCCATCTGCATGCCCTTCAATTTTGCCTACACAg CCATCTTCAATGTCCTGGGCCTGCCGGTGACACAGTGCccgctggggctgggcagcgaGGGGCTGCCACTGGGCATCCAGCTGGTGGCGGCCTCCTACAATGACCACTTGACGCTGGCGGTGGCCCGGTACTTGGAGAAAGCCTTTGGAGGATGGGTTTTGCCAGGGGAAGTTTAA
- the FAAH2 gene encoding fatty-acid amide hydrolase 2 isoform X1, producing the protein MALSRTERCLALLLRLLSRACLALLALLPPPRAGPARAAPRAVPPPRCALLLLPARRLAELLRARQVACVEVVEAYVERIKEVNPLINAVVKDRFEEALQEARQVDKLLSEGPGDDCLEEKFPLLGVPITVKEAFSLYGMPNTSGLVNRRNVIATSDATVVSRLKQAGAIPLGVTNCSELCMWYESSNRVYGRTNNPYDLQRIVGGSSGGEGSVLAAACSVVGVGSDIGGSIRMPAFFNGVFGHKPTTGVVPNDGQFPNAHGVRTSYLCTGPMCRYAEDLEPVLRVMAGPGVSKLKLNEKVSLEKIKFHCMDHDGGSIFVSPVDKEILQAQKKVVQHLESDLGVRVQHVAIHKMKYSFQIWSAMMSSKDSEGQPVPPCCMLALLTGGVGVLQEAQRFTDLLGDHGKPVWPLWELMKWLVGMSSHTLPAIALGLTEKLVNLNLSGKAKLVSMGKSLQEEMEALLGPDGVLLYPSHPTIAPKHHSPICMPFNFAYTAIFNVLGLPVTQCPLGLGSEGLPLGIQLVAASYNDHLTLAVARYLEKAFGGWVLPGEV; encoded by the exons ATGGCGCTGTCGCGCACGGAGCGCTGTCTCGCGTTGCTGCTGCGGCTGCTGTCGCGCGCCTGCCTCGCGCTGCTtgcgctgctgccgccgccgcgcgCCGGCCCCGCGCGCGCCGCTCCGCGCGCCGTCCCGCCACCGCGGTGCgcgctcctgctgctgcccgcGCGGCGCCTCGCGGAGCTGCTCCGCGCGCGGCAG GTGGCGTGCGTGGAGGTGGTGGAGGCGTACGTGGAGAGGATCAAGGAGGTGAATCCCCTCATCAATGCCGTGGTTAAGGACAG GTTCGAGGAGGCCCTGCAGGAAGCCCGGCAGGTCGATAAGCTGCTTTCGGAGGGTCCTGGCGATGACTGCCTGGAGGAGAAGTTCCCCTTGTTGGGAGTTCCCATCACCGTTAAGGAGGCCTTTTCTCTTTATG GGATGCCCAACACCTCTGGCTTGGTCAACCGCCGCAACGTGATTGCCACCTCGGATGCCACTGTGGTATCACGGCTGAAGCAGGCAGGCGCCATCCCGCTGGGTGTCACCAACTGCAGCGAGCTCTGCATGTGGTACGAGTCCAGCAACAGGGTCTATGGTCGGACCAACAACCCCTACGACCTGCAGAGGATTGTGGGCGGCAGCTCAG gtggggagggcagtgtcctggcagctgcctgctcaGTCGTAGGTGTGGGCTCTGACATCGGCGGCAGCATCCGAATGCCCGCCTTCTTCAATGGAGTCTTTGGCCATAAACCCACAACAG GGGTGGTGCCCAACGACGGCCAGTTCCCAAACGCTCATGGTGTGCGGACCAGCTACCTGTGCACGGGGCCCATGTGCCGCTACGCAGAGGACCTGGAGCCTGTGTTGAGAGTCATGGCCGGTCCTGGGGTCAGCAA GCTGAAACTGAATGAGAAAGTGTCGCTGGAGAAAATCAAATTCCACTGCATGGATCATGATGGCGGGTCCATTTTTGTATCACCTGTGGACAAGGAGATCTTGCAGGCCCAAAAGAAG GTGGTGCAGCACCTTGAAAGTGACCTTGGGGTCCGGGTTCAGCATGTGGCAATCCACAAGATGAAGTATTCTTTCCAGATCTGGTCAGCCATGATGTCATCCAAGGACAGTGAGGGACAG CCTGTGCCTCCCTGCTGCATGTTGGCGTTGCTGACAGGGGGAGTGGGTGTGTTACAGGAGGCACAAAGATTCACAGACCTGCTGGGGGACCATGGGAAGCCAGTGTGGCCGCTGTGGGAGCTGATGAAGTGGCTCGTGGGGATGTCTTCTCACACTCTTCCAGCTATCG ccctgggactgACAGAGAAGCTGGTGAACCTCAACCTCAGTGGCAAGGCCAAGTTGGTGAGCATGGGGAAGAGCTtacaggaggagatggaggcactgctggggccagATGGGGTGCTCCTCTACCCCTCACACCCCACCATCGCCCCCAAGCACCACTCCCCCATCTGCATGCCCTTCAATTTTGCCTACACAg CCATCTTCAATGTCCTGGGCCTGCCGGTGACACAGTGCccgctggggctgggcagcgaGGGGCTGCCACTGGGCATCCAGCTGGTGGCGGCCTCCTACAATGACCACTTGACGCTGGCGGTGGCCCGGTACTTGGAGAAAGCCTTTGGAGGATGGGTTTTGCCAGGGGAAGTTTAA